A genomic window from Lycium barbarum isolate Lr01 chromosome 4, ASM1917538v2, whole genome shotgun sequence includes:
- the LOC132637695 gene encoding uncharacterized protein LOC132637695 has product MEDVKKAVFELSADSGSGPDSMIGIFYQTPPKSITDTNLVLLPKKNNIETFANMRQISLSNFINKGRCIIENVLITQEVVSNIRLRGKLANVVLKLDMAKSYDRVSWMFLIRVLRKMGFAEAFIDTVWRLIANNWYSIFLNGQAFGFLHSIKGVKQGEPLSPALFILSAEVLSRALNSLFENNDFRSYGMPKWSANLNHLAYADDAIIFAYADSKSLELIIGVLHDYEQISGQLINKIKSSFYVYNKISNVLIQLVENITGFSRGIFPFTYLGCPVTHSRKRKADYNELIRKGGVGFRSLFDVSKALCAKIWWKFRTTNTLWANYIWIKYCKRHSLQNVQWKGGSQVGKVILEARDNIEHEIWWEPKSGTANVWFGNWTKLGALYHNAPDEFVIDEGVQDVKELLLQQGWNIGKLQQLFPMDIVGHILEELHFHEPTEEWDRSRWMMTASSKFTVGTAWEFLRRKATKSDLFKNMWISGVLFMISFFFWRLWKFKLLVGEVVRRIGIDTEARCYCCDHRQYETVDHLFVIGNVATKVWTYAKTVVGITIQFQQVKQVLQSYSNEYHVADMKVEEYSFTWWEDVHQQGWFKCNSDGDSRGNLEPSSVAFCIRNATGIHQFDSFNSLPMKARQILNTEKAQIPYMGIRQAKDHHIPRD; this is encoded by the exons ATGGAGGATGTGAAGAAGGCAGTTTTCGAATTATCTGCAGATAGTGGTAGTGGTCCAGATAGTATGATTGGTATATTTTATCAG ACTCCACCCAAGTCAATAACAGATACAAACCTAGTACTGTTACCAAAGAAGAATAACATTGAGACTTTTGCTAACATGAGACAAATTAGCCTTAGTAACTTCATCAACAAG GGTAGGTGCATCATTGAAAATGTCCTTATAACTCAAGAAGTTGTGAGTAACATTAGACTTAGGGGAAAACTAGCTAATGTAGTGCTTAAGCTTGACATGGCAAAATCATATGATAGAGTTTCATGGATGTTCTTAATCAGAGTTTTaaggaagatgggatttgcagaagCTTTCATAGATACGGTATGGAGGTTAAtagcaaataattggtattcaatATTTCTGAATGGCCAAGCTTTTGGTTTTTTACATTCCATAAAGGGTGTAAAACAAGGAGAGCCTCTCTCTCCTGCCTTGTTCATTTTGTCTGCTGAAGTGCTATCTAGAGCATTGAACTCTTTATTTGAGAACAATGATTTTAGAAGCTATGGAATGCCCAAATGGAGTGCAAATttgaatcatctggcatatgcagatgacgcAATAATTTTTGCATATGCTGATTCTAAATCATTGGAGCTGATTATAGGGGTATTACATGACTATGAGCAGATATCAGGTCAActtattaacaaaatcaagagcTCTTTCTATGTTTACAATAAAATATCTAATGTGTTGATACAACTAGTGGAAAACATTACTGGTTTTTCAAGAGGCATTTTCCCTTTTACATATTTGGGTTGTCCTGTTACACATTCAAGGAAGAGGAAAGCTGATTACAATGAATTGATCAGGAAA GGGGGAGTAGGATTTAGATCACTGTTTGATGTATCTAAAGCCCTATGTGCAAAAATTTGGTGGAAATTCAGGACAACAAACACTCTATGGGCAAACTACATATGGATCAAATACTGCAAAAGGCACAGTCTTCAGAATGTTCAATGGAAGGGAGGTTCTCAAGTAGGAAAGGTAATACTAGAGGCTAGAGATAATATAGAACATGAGATATGGTGGGAACCAAAGAGTGGAACTGCAAATGTATGGTTTGGCAACTGGACAAAGTTAGGGGCTCTATATCATAATGCTCCTGATGAGTTTGTGATAGATGAGGGTGTTCAAGATGTGAAAGAACTTTTGCTGCAACAAGGTTGGAACATAGGCAAATTGCAGCAATTATTCCCTATGGACATTGTAGGTCATATATTAGAGGAGTTGCATTTTCATGAACCAACAGAAGAGTGGGACAGGTCAAGATGGATGATGACGGCATCAAGTAAATTCACAGTAGGTACTGCATGGGAATTTCTGAGGCGAAAAGCAACCAAGTCagatttatttaaaaacatgtgGATATCTGGAGTACTTTTTATGATATCTTTCTTTTTCTGGAGGCTGTGGAAGTTTAAATTACTAGTTGGAGAAGTAGTGAGAAGGATTGGGATAGATACTGAAGCAAGATGTTATTGCTGTGATCATAGACAATATGAAACTGTGGACCATCTGTTTGTTATAGGAAATGTTGCTACAAAAGTTTGGACATATGCTAAAACTGTTGTAGGCATCACAATACAGTTTCAACAAGTCAAGCAAGTTCTACAG AGTTATTCCAATGAATACCATGTGGCAGATATGAAGGTAGAGGAATACAGTTTTACATGGTGGGAAGATGTCCATCAACAAG GTTGGTTCAAATGTAACTCTGATGGAGATTCTAGAGGAAATCTTGAACCAAGTTCTGTGgccttttgtattagaaatgcaACAG GTATTCATCAATTTGATAGTTTCAATTCACTTCCTATGAAAGCAAGACAAATTCTGAACACAGAGAAGGCACAAATACCATACATGGGAATTAGACAAGCTAAGGATCATCACATTCCTAGAGATTAA